The following are encoded together in the Lathyrus oleraceus cultivar Zhongwan6 chromosome 3, CAAS_Psat_ZW6_1.0, whole genome shotgun sequence genome:
- the LOC127130822 gene encoding uncharacterized protein LOC127130822 — MGEQNLEAIVEQIIVRNIISPCLQQPTYSSPLPDFVLLTELPRGWKVPKFTKFVRDTEESSFEHVARYQTKDGDIANNEDLKLKYFPSSLTKNAFTWFTTLPPQSIQTWTQLERLFHEQFYMGQSKISLKELASVKRKVVKLVDYYLNRFRLLKARRFTQVPEHELVKMTAGGLDYSIKKKLDTQYLRDMAQLADGVRCIERSKAEKFKAGRYHKKEKVSYIAVEGVSSNDEDIIDRSEVNMVELKLVPPYVCKVLKPSNGESLVEPEKTNKYVAKTYTFYVSKCDEIFDLLVKDGQIIVPQDLKDPP; from the coding sequence ATGGGGGAACAAAACCTAGAAGCTATCGTCGAACAGATCATAGTACGAAACATAATAAGTCCCTGCCTACAACAGCCGACTTACTCTTCACCTCTACCTGATTTTGTCTTATTGACAGAATTGCCTAGGGGGTGGAAAGTCCCGAAATTTACCAAGTTCGTTAGGGATACTGAGGAGTCCAGCTTCGAACACGTGGCCAGGTACCAGACCAAGGATGGAGACATAGCGAACAATGAGGATTTGAAGTTAAAATACTTCCCAAGTTCTCTTACAAAGAACGCATTTACGTGGTTCACAACGTTACCTCCACAGTCGATCCAAACGTGGACACAGTTGgagagattgttccatgaacaattttacatggggCAATCGAAGATTAGCCTCAAAGAACTAGCTAGTGTTAAGCGGAAGGTTGTTAAGTTAGTTGATTATTACCTAAACAGGTTTAGACTGTTGAAAGCGCGACGCTTTACTCAAGTCCCCGAGCACGAATTAGTCAAGATGACGGCAGGGGGTTTAGATTATTCTATAAAGAAAAAATTGGATACTCAGTATCTTAGAGATATGGCCCAATTGGCCGACGGAGTTCGATGTATCGAACGCTCGAAAGCTGAGAAGTTCAAGGCGGGTCGATATCATAAGAAGGAAAAAGTGTCCTATATCGCAGTCGAAGGAGTTTCGTCCAACGATGAAGATATAATCGACAGAAGCGAGGTTAACATGGTAGAACTTAAGCTCGTGCCTCCATATGTGTGTAAGGTTTTAAAACCCTCGAATGGGGAAAGCCTTGTCGAACCAGAAAAAACAAACAAATATGTAGCTAAGACCTATACTTTCTACGTGTCTAAGTGCGACGAAATCTTCGATCTGTTAGTAAAAGATGGTCAAATTATCGTCCCTCAGGATTTAAAAGACCCCCCctag